Genomic DNA from Paenibacillus donghaensis:
CAAACTGTCGAAACCTGTCGTTCACAAAGCGAAAACGCTTCATACGCTCATCGTCTCCGTGTTCGATTCCGCCGACCGTGCGGAGGCCGCCTCCTTTTACCGCTGTGTCTGTTACCTACTGGATCCCCGTCACGGGGACAGATGGGGCAAAATCAAAAACTATACTGATTTTGTAGGGGCATTCTTCGAATAAGCTCGAAAATTCCAAAAAAATTCTTGAATTTGAAACAAAACTAGCCCGTTCGAGCCATATAATTTATTTAATTTTAACTAGACGTACTAATGCCTCTGTTTGGTTTATCGATAATAATCATATTTATGATTGAAAGTATCATCTACCACTCTACTTAGAATAAAGTACGGACTGTAGGGTAAAGAGCGACGTTTGTTCAAATTTAAAATTTATGATATAACCCCTAATCCGATCATTCAGTTTTTTGAAGCGTTTTCCCGCAAAAAACTGAATGGTTTTTTGGCATGGCCTGAATTATCATAAAAAGTGAGGAAATACTTATACAGCAGGAGGGAAGCGAGATGAAGACACGTTCTACCGCCGTAAATCAGGTGATTGAGTTGGGCAATGGCAACTACTGCATCAGGGAAGCGGAATCTACGAACTGCTATTTGCTGATCGGCGAGAAGAAAGCGCTTATATTTGATGTCGGCTATGGTTATGAGGATATTAAACCGTTGATCGCGGAATTAACGGACCTCCCCTTGATCGTGGTTAACAGCCACGGCGATCCCGATCATGCGCTCGGCAGTTGTTGGTTCGCTGAGGCATACATTCATGAGCTGGATTTGGGCAAGCTGTTTCGCAACGACACGCCGGAGATGAAGCAAAAGGCGCTCGATTACCGGCTGAACAAGCTGCCGGCCCTGAAGCCGCACATCGACCGGGATATGTACCTGAAGACGAGCGTTAAAGGGGTCAACTATCGGTTCGTACGCGAGGGGGAGGTGTTCGATCTCGGCGGCAAGGTATTGGAGACGATTCACCTGCCGGGCCATTCCTACGGATGCATTGCTCTGTTGGATGCGAAAAACAAGGACCTGTTCAGCGGCGACATGGTGACAAAGCATAATATTTGGTATTTTCTCCCTGCGGATGAGCAGGCGCCGTTTCGCCAAGCTGTCAGCTCCTACCGCAAGCTGCAGCGCCGGAAAGCGGAGATCGCCCGAATTTATCCGGCGCATGGCTCTTTTCCGATCGGTGTGGGCATCATCGACCAGTTGCTGGATTCGCTGGAGGACATGAAGCAAAACCATGCTTCCGATCTTTATTTCGAATCGTTTGCGGGCAGTGGGTACCAGCATTATTACAAGGACACCTTGATTATTTATTCCAAAGCCCGCCTGGAGGAATTTATGGAGGACAGTGCACATGAAGATTAAGGGAAATGGGGAATTTCCGCCGGGATTCCTGTTCGGCGCTTCATCGTCGGCTTATCAGATCGAAGGCGCCTATGACGAGGACGGACGCGGACCGTCGGTGATGGATCTGCTGCAAAGGGAGGACGGAATGGCTGATTACAAGGTGGCGGCCGACCACTATCACCGTTTTGAGGAAGATATTCGGCTGATGGGGGAGCTGGGATTAAAGGCGTACCGCTTTTCTTTTTCCTGGACGCGGATTTTGCCGGAGGGCAACGGGCAGGTGAATCCCGAAGGCTTGAAGTTCTACGATAAAGTCATCGAGATGCTGCTGAAATATGGAATTGAGCCGATAGTAACGATTTATCATTTCGATTATCCGCAGCGTCTTGTGGAGCAATACGGCGGTTGGCGTTCCCGGCAAAGCATCGGCGATTATGCGGAGTATGCTTCCATTCTGTTCAAGCATTTCGGGGACCGTGTGAAATATTGGCTGACGATCAATGAGCAGGATCACGTGATTCATCTGCCGGAACGACTCGGTATTCGGGCGCTGCTTGACGAAGCGGAATTCGACCGCATCTCCCAGC
This window encodes:
- a CDS encoding MBL fold metallo-hydrolase; this translates as MKTRSTAVNQVIELGNGNYCIREAESTNCYLLIGEKKALIFDVGYGYEDIKPLIAELTDLPLIVVNSHGDPDHALGSCWFAEAYIHELDLGKLFRNDTPEMKQKALDYRLNKLPALKPHIDRDMYLKTSVKGVNYRFVREGEVFDLGGKVLETIHLPGHSYGCIALLDAKNKDLFSGDMVTKHNIWYFLPADEQAPFRQAVSSYRKLQRRKAEIARIYPAHGSFPIGVGIIDQLLDSLEDMKQNHASDLYFESFAGSGYQHYYKDTLIIYSKARLEEFMEDSAHED